A stretch of the Sulfurimonas sp. HSL3-1 genome encodes the following:
- a CDS encoding ABC transporter permease, whose amino-acid sequence MMFGLALKNILHYKGRTVVTFALTFFSSLLFIVYVALMDGSHAHMLKSALDIYENALHIYKKGYREEGGYDYLLTDVSAEEALLARTEGIAAYAPRLESFALLSTPRDSVGAMVVGINPGGERRLSKMAEARREGRYLEDNDTNALYIGSELAVRLKVGVGDTVALIGTATDDSFAAENFRVVGIFKTGLFEFDASSAFVNKAYYDTLMLSGDMASYIVASVDDLTALPQTVNAVQAGLAEGLEAVPWTVLMHAQVEAMEVDSVFGYISMGVFFVVIFFVIMIFSFLNIVGRTRELGMLRAIGLSPRNVSALLLLEMLLIATAAVGLSVAVGAPIAWYFELHPMVIEGIAEAYRDYGIVDDQIPMRFDWFTIGWNAGVVFALNMLAVLYPIAVVKRYTPVEAMHHV is encoded by the coding sequence ATGATGTTCGGACTGGCGCTGAAAAACATCCTCCATTACAAAGGGCGGACCGTCGTCACCTTTGCGCTGACGTTTTTCAGCTCCCTGCTCTTTATCGTCTACGTCGCCCTGATGGACGGTTCGCATGCACATATGCTCAAAAGCGCCCTCGACATCTATGAAAACGCCCTGCATATCTATAAAAAAGGGTACCGTGAAGAGGGGGGTTACGACTACCTGCTGACCGATGTCTCGGCGGAAGAGGCGCTGTTGGCGCGCACGGAGGGGATCGCGGCCTATGCCCCGCGCCTGGAGAGTTTCGCGCTGCTCTCCACTCCCCGTGACTCCGTCGGGGCGATGGTCGTGGGCATCAACCCCGGAGGGGAACGGCGGCTGTCCAAAATGGCCGAAGCGCGCCGTGAGGGGCGCTACCTCGAGGACAACGACACCAACGCGCTTTACATCGGCAGCGAATTGGCTGTCAGGCTGAAGGTGGGGGTCGGCGATACGGTGGCGCTCATCGGCACGGCGACGGACGACTCCTTCGCCGCGGAGAATTTCCGGGTCGTCGGCATTTTCAAAACGGGCCTTTTCGAATTTGACGCCTCCTCCGCGTTTGTAAACAAGGCGTACTACGACACCCTGATGCTGAGCGGGGATATGGCGTCGTACATCGTTGCTTCCGTCGATGATCTCACGGCGCTGCCGCAGACGGTCAACGCGGTGCAGGCTGGTCTGGCAGAGGGGCTCGAGGCCGTGCCGTGGACGGTGCTGATGCATGCGCAGGTGGAGGCGATGGAGGTGGACAGCGTCTTCGGCTACATCTCGATGGGGGTCTTCTTCGTCGTCATCTTCTTTGTCATCATGATCTTCAGTTTCCTCAACATCGTCGGACGGACCCGGGAGCTGGGGATGCTGCGCGCCATCGGCCTCTCCCCCCGGAACGTCTCCGCACTGCTACTGCTGGAGATGCTGCTGATTGCGACGGCGGCCGTCGGGCTCTCCGTGGCAGTGGGGGCGCCGATCGCCTGGTATTTCGAGCTGCACCCCATGGTGATCGAGGGGATCGCGGAGGCGTACCGCGACTACGGGATCGTCGACGACCAGATCCCGATGCGTTTTGATTGGTTCACCATCGGCTGGAACGCGGGGGTCGTCTTTGCCCTCAATATGCTGGCTGTCCTCTACCCCATTGCGGTCGTCAAGCGCTACACCCCGGTGGAGGCGATGCACCATGTCTAA
- a CDS encoding ABC transporter ATP-binding protein, producing MIELRRVNKYFYKDTEREVHALRDIDLAVATGEYGVITGPSGCGKTTLLNAIGALDAVDSGSITIDGTELSGLDEGARSRLRLEQIGFVFQAYNLVPVLTVRENIGFIMKLRGFAPEAIEQRVAEVARLLEIEEKLDAMPGHISGGQQQRVAVARAVAAKPKLILADEPTANLDSRNSEHLMAMMKQLNAVEKITILFSSHDDYVVEQARRIIKLSDGQVVP from the coding sequence ATGATCGAACTGCGCAGAGTGAACAAATATTTTTACAAGGATACGGAGCGCGAGGTGCACGCCCTGCGCGATATCGACCTCGCCGTCGCGACGGGGGAGTACGGGGTCATTACGGGGCCGTCGGGCTGCGGCAAAACGACGCTGCTCAACGCTATCGGGGCGCTCGACGCTGTCGACAGCGGCTCCATCACCATCGACGGTACCGAACTCTCGGGCCTGGACGAGGGGGCGCGCTCGCGGCTGCGCCTGGAGCAGATCGGCTTCGTCTTCCAGGCCTATAACCTTGTACCCGTCCTCACCGTGCGCGAGAACATCGGCTTCATTATGAAGCTGCGCGGTTTTGCGCCCGAAGCGATCGAACAGAGGGTGGCGGAAGTGGCACGTCTTCTGGAGATAGAGGAGAAGCTCGATGCCATGCCCGGCCACATCAGCGGGGGTCAGCAGCAGCGTGTCGCCGTGGCCCGGGCGGTGGCGGCAAAACCGAAGCTCATCCTGGCCGACGAGCCGACGGCGAACCTCGATTCGCGCAACTCCGAGCACCTGATGGCGATGATGAAGCAGCTTAACGCGGTCGAAAAGATCACGATCCTCTTCTCTTCTCACGACGATTACGTCGTGGAACAGGCCCGCCGGATCATCAAGCTCAGCGACGGGCAAGTCGTGCCATGA
- a CDS encoding ABC transporter permease — translation MSKTTFALALKMAWHSLWRRARRSGLVILMIAGSMTAMLAIEGLYDGMVKTMRESTIRSDSGEISVYAPKFRLYQSLEYAIADDRPLLAALDTDPAVASYSVRLSQTGLASTARKSAMGRLVGIDLEAEERFGQLSGFVKAGKIDWGRRQNGCAIGKKLAEDLGVEVGHRLVFSSQNAQGDISAVSLYVTAIVQTSNLLIDNQTIYVALPRSRTFSGLGENGATQVALRLAVPAQTEAVAARLQAAFPGLEVETWQTLYPVLQQMQEMMVIFNSITFAIVMLVVLIGIFGVMLVSVLERTREFGILIALGTPQSQLRTQVAAEALVLGVVGFVLGAFTSYAALWYLQTQGLDLREYAAGLEAFGYNAVVYADIKSRYFSNTFLAIVAAAIVSVLMPLRRLKKLNPIEVIQV, via the coding sequence ATGTCTAAAACGACCTTCGCATTGGCACTGAAGATGGCGTGGCACAGCCTGTGGCGCCGCGCCCGCCGTTCCGGGCTCGTCATCCTCATGATCGCCGGAAGTATGACGGCGATGCTCGCCATCGAGGGGCTTTACGACGGCATGGTCAAAACGATGCGCGAGAGCACGATCCGCAGCGACAGCGGCGAGATCTCCGTCTATGCCCCGAAGTTCCGGCTCTACCAGAGCCTAGAGTACGCCATCGCCGACGACCGGCCGCTGCTGGCAGCGCTCGATACGGACCCGGCGGTCGCCTCCTACTCCGTCCGGCTGTCGCAGACCGGATTGGCCTCGACGGCGCGCAAGTCGGCGATGGGGCGGCTGGTCGGCATCGACCTCGAGGCCGAAGAGCGCTTCGGGCAGCTCTCCGGCTTCGTCAAAGCGGGGAAGATCGATTGGGGCCGGCGGCAGAACGGCTGTGCCATCGGCAAGAAACTGGCGGAAGACCTGGGCGTCGAGGTGGGACACCGCCTGGTCTTCTCGTCGCAGAACGCCCAGGGGGATATCAGCGCCGTTTCGCTCTATGTGACGGCGATCGTACAGACGTCGAACCTGCTTATCGACAACCAGACGATCTACGTCGCCCTGCCGCGCAGCCGCACCTTTTCGGGACTGGGGGAGAACGGCGCGACCCAGGTGGCGCTGCGGCTGGCGGTGCCTGCGCAGACGGAAGCGGTTGCCGCGCGGCTACAGGCCGCCTTCCCGGGGCTGGAGGTCGAGACGTGGCAGACGCTCTATCCGGTGCTCCAGCAGATGCAGGAGATGATGGTCATCTTCAACTCCATCACCTTCGCCATCGTCATGCTCGTCGTACTGATCGGGATCTTCGGCGTCATGCTCGTCTCGGTGTTGGAACGTACCCGGGAGTTCGGCATCCTGATCGCACTGGGAACGCCCCAGTCGCAGCTGCGCACCCAGGTCGCCGCGGAGGCGCTGGTGCTGGGCGTGGTCGGTTTCGTGCTGGGGGCGTTCACCAGCTACGCCGCCCTGTGGTACCTGCAGACGCAAGGGCTCGACCTGCGCGAATACGCGGCGGGTCTGGAGGCCTTCGGCTACAACGCCGTCGTGTATGCCGATATCAAGAGCCGCTACTTCTCCAACACCTTCCTGGCCATTGTCGCCGCGGCGATCGTTTCGGTGCTGATGCCGTTGCGAAGGCTCAAAAAGCTTAATCCTATCGAGGTGATACAGGTATGA
- the rpsJ gene encoding 30S ribosomal protein S10 codes for MEKIRLKLRAYDHRVLDRSVGSIVEAVKRTGAEIRGPIPLPTKIRKYTVLKSVHVNKDSREQFEIRMHARLIDIVSATPDTVDSLMKLDLAPEVDVEVRSMDK; via the coding sequence ATGGAAAAGATTCGTTTGAAACTTAGAGCGTACGATCACCGTGTACTGGATCGTTCGGTTGGTTCTATCGTAGAAGCAGTTAAGCGCACGGGCGCGGAAATCCGCGGCCCGATTCCGCTTCCGACTAAAATCCGTAAATATACGGTTCTTAAGTCCGTTCACGTCAACAAAGACAGCCGTGAGCAGTTCGAGATCCGTATGCACGCCCGTCTGATCGACATCGTGTCCGCTACGCCGGACACGGTCGACTCTCTGATGAAACTTGATCTGGCGCCGGAAGTGGATGTTGAAGTCCGCTCGATGGACAAGTAA
- a CDS encoding ATP-binding protein, giving the protein MTELLEKFYRQDLHAGGYVERKFSPPEHSFYLSGIPLSGKSMLIKHYLLQKKKASYLYVDCSDIRIDTERFNAQIRSFCNTHEIATLVLDNYRPALLLPSVTQLILIAREVPEAEGFPHYRLFPLDFEEFLAFERKYDESALNDFLQLGGLPVMHKTPSEERHPLLQRAFKEALGDIGFDLMLLAARLHTQKVSAFMLYERLKSERKISKDMLYRHYASMLSEGYLHAVAKFGHPRATKKLYLCDIALKNALVFQKHFGRLFENMVLTELAKHHGEVFYEEQIDFYLPESNRVILCMPFGTKEILFKKIEQAEAFIVTHGVQRVEVVTMSSESSLHHPFVEAEMIPFAQWALGEEE; this is encoded by the coding sequence ATGACCGAACTGCTGGAAAAATTCTACCGCCAGGACCTCCATGCCGGCGGATACGTCGAACGCAAATTCTCCCCACCGGAACACTCCTTCTACCTCAGCGGCATCCCCCTCAGCGGCAAGAGCATGCTGATCAAGCACTATCTGCTGCAAAAGAAGAAGGCCTCCTACCTCTACGTCGACTGCAGCGATATCCGCATCGACACGGAGCGCTTCAATGCCCAGATACGCTCGTTCTGTAATACCCACGAGATCGCCACCCTCGTGCTGGACAACTACCGGCCGGCGCTGCTGCTTCCCTCGGTCACGCAGCTGATTCTGATCGCCCGGGAGGTCCCCGAAGCCGAGGGGTTTCCCCACTACCGTCTCTTCCCCCTCGATTTCGAGGAGTTCCTGGCGTTCGAGCGCAAATACGATGAAAGCGCCCTCAATGACTTTTTGCAGCTGGGAGGGCTGCCGGTCATGCACAAAACCCCCTCCGAAGAGCGCCACCCCCTGCTGCAGCGCGCCTTTAAAGAGGCCCTCGGCGACATCGGTTTCGACCTGATGCTGCTGGCCGCGCGCCTGCACACCCAGAAGGTTTCCGCCTTCATGCTCTACGAGCGGCTCAAGAGCGAGCGCAAAATCTCCAAGGACATGCTCTACCGCCACTATGCCAGCATGCTCTCCGAGGGGTATCTGCACGCCGTGGCGAAGTTCGGCCACCCCCGGGCGACCAAAAAGCTCTACCTCTGCGACATCGCGCTCAAAAACGCCCTGGTGTTCCAGAAGCACTTCGGGCGCCTTTTCGAGAATATGGTGCTGACCGAACTCGCCAAACACCACGGCGAGGTATTTTACGAGGAGCAGATCGACTTCTACCTTCCCGAAAGCAACCGCGTCATTCTCTGCATGCCCTTCGGGACCAAGGAGATCCTCTTCAAAAAGATCGAACAGGCCGAAGCGTTCATCGTCACCCACGGCGTGCAGAGGGTCGAAGTCGTCACGATGAGCAGCGAATCCTCCCTGCACCACCCCTTCGTCGAGGCGGAGATGATCCCGTTCGCGCAGTGGGCGCTGGGCGAAGAGGAGTAG
- a CDS encoding putative bifunctional diguanylate cyclase/phosphodiesterase, translating into MKGISLLHLSKHFDKADDFRRRLLRLLYDNLSGATVVIWFNASLFVYILWPVADHTQLAVWYALLTGVTLLRHLDTRRFFRQETPPYDTWYRRLFIGVLFSALIWGSVPLLFFTEVTPTYQMFIIIIIIGMSAGALSTLAADLRLSFIYLFGLLVPLAYRLLDEGSPIFVASFVLLLAFIAVVLHTAQEFHRSLVESYRTLELYQNTKDRLGKSEKRLQMMFDQTPIGIFYYDTDLFIIDANRALCNFLQAQREELIGLSLRDLPDQRPLQGAYRDGDYTRRALYEGPYHTKLRGLDLWIKVEFTPIVDDRGEMVGGMAMFTDKTQEHMAMKQAKFLSLHDPLTQLPNRELLKERIRQLLKEDRRLARFSALLFLDLDRFKHINDTAGHLVGDRLLIESAKRLDALLRESDTLSRLGGDEFVILLPLIATDEDGTVRHAFQVAEKIHEALRRPFHIEGHQLYTSCSIGVTTLESAPEDIDEVLRRADTAMYQAKAEGRDRTRFYDPEMDQKARDYLRTQRRLRHAIETGGFTLVYQPIAHITTDNVVAAEALLRWHDEIGNEIPPAHFIPVAEESGLIKAIGEWIINEACRQIGAWQKAGLFCLDYVSINISPRQLIEGDFADLVAENIRRHAIAPETLRLEITETALIENFDKTKRLIDTLNAQGIKFIIDDFGTGYSSLSYLKQFAFSALKIDQSFIRDILHDPKDATLVRAIIDIARQFDYQVIAEGVEEDAQREMLRENDDAIAYQGYLCSQAETAEAFEKHLHRKCG; encoded by the coding sequence ATGAAGGGCATTTCACTCCTGCACCTCTCCAAACATTTCGACAAAGCCGATGACTTCCGGCGGCGCTTGCTGCGCCTGCTCTATGACAACCTCTCCGGGGCCACCGTCGTCATCTGGTTCAATGCCTCGCTTTTTGTCTACATCCTCTGGCCCGTGGCCGACCATACGCAGCTGGCGGTCTGGTACGCCCTCCTGACGGGGGTCACACTCCTGCGCCACCTGGACACCCGCCGTTTTTTCCGACAGGAGACCCCCCCATACGACACATGGTACCGGCGGCTCTTTATAGGCGTCCTCTTCTCCGCGCTCATCTGGGGGAGTGTGCCGCTGCTTTTCTTCACCGAAGTCACTCCCACCTACCAGATGTTCATCATTATCATCATCATCGGGATGAGCGCCGGGGCGCTCAGCACCCTGGCGGCGGACCTGCGCCTCTCTTTCATCTACCTGTTCGGTCTGCTGGTCCCGCTGGCCTACCGTCTGCTCGACGAAGGTTCCCCGATTTTTGTCGCCTCGTTTGTCCTCCTCCTCGCCTTTATCGCCGTCGTGCTGCATACGGCCCAGGAGTTCCACCGCAGCCTCGTCGAAAGCTACCGTACCCTGGAGCTCTACCAGAACACCAAAGACCGGCTCGGCAAAAGCGAAAAGCGGCTGCAGATGATGTTCGATCAGACGCCGATCGGCATCTTCTACTACGATACGGACCTCTTCATCATCGACGCCAACCGCGCCCTGTGCAACTTCCTCCAGGCACAGCGCGAGGAGCTGATCGGTCTCAGTCTCCGGGATCTCCCTGACCAGCGCCCGCTCCAGGGGGCCTACCGTGACGGCGACTACACCCGCCGCGCACTGTATGAAGGTCCCTACCACACCAAACTCCGCGGCCTGGACCTCTGGATCAAAGTGGAATTCACCCCCATCGTCGACGACCGGGGTGAGATGGTCGGCGGCATGGCAATGTTCACCGACAAGACCCAGGAGCACATGGCGATGAAGCAGGCGAAGTTCCTCTCCTTGCACGATCCGCTCACACAACTGCCCAACCGGGAACTGCTCAAAGAACGTATCCGGCAGCTGCTCAAAGAGGACCGGCGCCTTGCCCGCTTCTCGGCACTGCTCTTTCTCGACCTTGACCGCTTCAAACATATCAATGACACGGCCGGGCACCTCGTCGGCGACCGTCTGCTCATCGAATCGGCCAAACGACTTGACGCGCTGCTGCGTGAAAGCGACACCCTCAGCCGCCTCGGGGGAGACGAGTTCGTCATCCTGCTGCCGCTGATCGCCACCGACGAGGACGGCACCGTCCGCCATGCGTTTCAAGTCGCCGAAAAAATCCATGAGGCCCTGCGCCGCCCTTTCCATATCGAAGGGCATCAGCTCTACACCTCATGCAGCATCGGCGTCACCACCCTGGAGAGCGCCCCCGAAGATATCGACGAGGTGCTCAGGCGCGCCGATACGGCGATGTACCAGGCCAAAGCGGAGGGGCGCGACCGTACCCGGTTCTACGATCCGGAAATGGACCAGAAAGCCCGCGATTACCTCCGAACGCAGCGGCGGCTCCGGCACGCGATCGAAACGGGAGGCTTTACCCTCGTTTACCAGCCTATCGCCCACATCACGACCGACAACGTCGTTGCCGCCGAAGCCCTGCTGCGATGGCATGACGAGATCGGCAACGAAATCCCGCCCGCGCACTTCATTCCGGTCGCCGAAGAGTCGGGGCTGATCAAAGCGATCGGCGAATGGATCATCAACGAGGCGTGCCGGCAGATCGGCGCCTGGCAGAAAGCGGGACTATTCTGCCTTGATTACGTCTCCATCAATATCAGTCCGCGGCAGCTGATTGAGGGCGACTTCGCCGACCTCGTCGCCGAGAACATCCGGCGCCACGCCATCGCCCCCGAAACACTGCGACTCGAGATCACGGAGACGGCGCTGATCGAGAATTTCGACAAAACGAAAAGACTGATCGACACGCTCAATGCCCAGGGCATCAAGTTCATCATCGACGACTTCGGCACCGGCTACTCCTCCCTCTCCTACCTCAAGCAGTTCGCCTTTTCCGCCCTCAAGATCGATCAGAGCTTTATCCGCGATATTCTGCATGACCCCAAGGATGCCACCCTGGTGCGCGCCATTATCGATATCGCCCGCCAGTTTGACTACCAGGTGATCGCCGAAGGGGTCGAGGAGGATGCACAGCGCGAGATGCTGCGTGAGAACGACGACGCCATCGCCTACCAGGGCTACCTCTGCAGCCAGGCGGAAACGGCCGAGGCCTTCGAGAAGCATCTGCACAGGAAGTGCGGTTAG
- a CDS encoding outer membrane lipoprotein-sorting protein, translating into MRLLLLWLSMTLLLFGSEASDIVKKVEDNLRGKDVYMKLEMVITSARHKRTVRIESWAEGKTKSFMKILYPPKDRGITFLKLDKQLWQYVPKIERIVKIPPSMMLQSWMGSDFTNDDMVKESSMVDDYDAEILEKTAETVTIAFTPKPDAAVVWGRIVSTIDRQTYTQMHDVFYDDFGSKVREMFYSDVKTFGTHHVPTVMRIKPLEKGKEKNETLVLLSDVVYDRGVSGSYFTKQALKRYSR; encoded by the coding sequence ATGCGGTTACTGTTGCTCTGGCTCTCGATGACGCTCCTGCTGTTCGGTTCCGAGGCGTCTGACATTGTCAAAAAAGTGGAAGACAATCTTCGCGGTAAAGACGTCTACATGAAGCTGGAGATGGTCATCACCTCGGCACGGCACAAGCGGACGGTGCGGATCGAGAGCTGGGCCGAAGGGAAGACGAAGAGCTTTATGAAGATCCTTTACCCGCCCAAAGACCGCGGCATCACCTTCCTGAAACTTGACAAGCAGCTATGGCAGTACGTGCCGAAGATCGAACGCATCGTCAAGATCCCGCCATCGATGATGCTGCAGAGCTGGATGGGAAGCGACTTTACCAACGACGATATGGTTAAGGAGAGCTCGATGGTCGACGACTACGATGCGGAGATCCTCGAAAAGACGGCGGAGACGGTGACCATCGCTTTCACCCCGAAACCCGATGCCGCTGTCGTGTGGGGACGGATCGTCTCGACGATCGATCGGCAGACCTATACCCAGATGCATGACGTCTTTTACGACGATTTCGGCAGCAAGGTGCGGGAGATGTTTTACAGCGACGTCAAAACCTTCGGTACCCACCATGTCCCGACGGTCATGCGGATCAAACCGCTGGAGAAGGGCAAGGAGAAGAACGAGACGCTGGTGCTTCTCTCCGACGTCGTCTACGACCGGGGCGTGAGCGGCAGCTATTTCACGAAGCAGGCGCTTAAACGCTACTCGCGCTAG
- a CDS encoding ribonuclease HII, producing METAAPLCGIDEAGRGPIAGPLVMAGVILHAPLEGLNDSKKLTEKKREALYARITANAAYHIVRFSSQQIDDDGISACLSKGLKEIMKVLGEADYLFDGNSTFGVSGLRTQVKADADVPEVSAASILAKVTRDREMVALADTYPQYGFEKHKGYGSAAHIEAIKTHGYSAVHRRSFRLKALQPTLF from the coding sequence ATGGAAACAGCAGCACCCCTATGCGGGATCGACGAAGCGGGGCGGGGCCCCATCGCCGGTCCCCTCGTCATGGCGGGCGTCATTTTGCACGCACCGCTCGAAGGCCTGAACGATTCGAAAAAACTGACGGAAAAAAAGCGCGAAGCGCTTTACGCGCGCATTACGGCAAACGCGGCCTACCACATCGTGCGTTTTTCCTCGCAGCAGATTGATGATGACGGCATCTCTGCCTGCCTCTCAAAAGGGCTCAAAGAGATCATGAAAGTGCTGGGGGAGGCCGATTACCTCTTTGACGGCAATTCGACCTTCGGGGTGAGCGGGCTACGGACGCAGGTGAAGGCCGACGCCGACGTCCCCGAAGTGAGCGCGGCCTCCATCCTCGCCAAGGTCACCCGCGACCGGGAGATGGTCGCCCTGGCCGACACCTACCCTCAGTACGGCTTTGAAAAACACAAGGGGTACGGTTCGGCGGCGCACATCGAGGCAATCAAGACCCACGGCTACAGCGCCGTCCATCGCCGCAGCTTCCGCCTGAAAGCCCTGCAGCCTACGCTGTTTTAG
- a CDS encoding lysophospholipid acyltransferase family protein, whose translation MFKNLRKYLYMIWLGKKFIPIFRHVYLDTQLDEHDRYHALSKERQNYSLSVLEYLNVVPVMHGDLPEANRVLYIANHRSLLDIISIESLFSTQQKAGMWIAKQTLLDNRIYGKFFEYSGCIAVDLKAGKGMLAFFKKIKHIFQVAPDLNLFMFPEGERFGGEGVGPFQPGAEKIAKANKMQIVPIYIDDQLEKVYQASPFKQPYEVHIHIGEPLALENIEEQYRAFMASAKEAAAKTA comes from the coding sequence ATGTTTAAAAACCTCCGCAAATATCTCTATATGATCTGGCTCGGGAAGAAGTTCATTCCTATCTTCCGCCACGTCTATCTGGACACGCAGCTGGATGAACACGACCGTTATCACGCCCTCTCGAAGGAGCGCCAGAACTATTCGCTCAGCGTACTGGAATACCTCAACGTCGTGCCGGTGATGCACGGCGACCTGCCCGAGGCGAACCGGGTGCTCTATATCGCCAACCACCGCAGTCTGCTCGACATCATCAGTATTGAGTCGCTCTTTTCCACGCAGCAGAAGGCGGGGATGTGGATCGCCAAGCAGACACTGCTCGATAACAGGATCTACGGGAAGTTTTTCGAATACAGCGGCTGCATCGCTGTCGACCTCAAAGCGGGCAAGGGGATGCTCGCCTTTTTTAAAAAGATCAAGCATATTTTCCAGGTCGCCCCGGACCTGAACCTCTTTATGTTCCCCGAGGGGGAGCGTTTCGGCGGCGAGGGGGTGGGGCCGTTCCAGCCGGGCGCGGAGAAGATCGCCAAGGCGAACAAAATGCAGATCGTCCCGATCTATATCGACGACCAGCTCGAAAAAGTGTACCAGGCTTCTCCGTTCAAGCAGCCATACGAAGTGCACATCCACATCGGCGAGCCGCTCGCCTTGGAGAACATCGAGGAGCAGTACCGGGCCTTTATGGCATCGGCGAAAGAGGCCGCGGCTAAAACAGCGTAG
- a CDS encoding alkaline phosphatase PhoX, with protein sequence MKFDKTMIMLSASAAALLMLSGCTEDGSNGVDGITPNANEATLLSFSELSAPVLDEEKSSLRATDSVTYLETGKTATIGFTKLMATADVNNGETFGLLKDHTDAAIAFTDGSPYICNGTNSGDGSGLDHSSILRANGRIFMVNQFECGIGGMYGMELQQNNGTLSVKPDSMQYISQKAEFGGWVHCAGMTTPWESHLGSEEYEPDAKKIEDTLDPSTKLTGNSRFNEVTKFYWNDENNANATADNNPYFYGWIPEVTVDASAATPVFGYTKHFSMGRAAWELAYVMPDERTAYLSDDGTNVGFYMYIADAAQDLSAGTLYAAKWIQTSDEGAGKADLMWIKLGHATDAEIRTIVAGEPVFSDIFAYEAPVADACNPGYTYVNTAMGKECLQVKTGMDKAAAFLETRRYAAMKGATTEFRKEEGITFDPDHGVLFVAMSQVTKGMTDGEGDVQLSDNKCGAVYGLNINGESQAAYDTVQSKIDSNYVVSNMYGVVAGAPASYPEGSAYESYTCAASGIANPDNVTYLAGQNILAIGEDTGYHPNDFVWAYDVVSEKMTRIISTPYGSETTSPYWERNVKGYDYLTVVTQHPFGEVSTGDAEYGLVGQATDAQKESFVGVFGPFKF encoded by the coding sequence ATGAAGTTTGATAAAACAATGATCATGTTATCCGCCTCGGCAGCAGCACTGCTGATGCTCAGCGGCTGTACCGAAGACGGCTCCAACGGCGTTGACGGCATTACTCCGAACGCGAACGAAGCGACACTGCTCTCTTTTTCGGAGCTGAGCGCTCCTGTGCTCGATGAGGAGAAGTCTTCACTCCGCGCAACAGACAGCGTGACCTACCTCGAAACGGGTAAGACGGCGACGATTGGCTTTACGAAGCTGATGGCGACGGCGGATGTGAACAACGGCGAGACTTTCGGCCTGCTCAAAGACCATACGGACGCGGCGATCGCTTTTACCGACGGCAGCCCGTATATCTGTAACGGTACGAACAGCGGCGACGGTTCGGGTCTGGACCACTCCTCTATTCTGCGCGCCAACGGCCGTATTTTCATGGTCAACCAGTTCGAATGCGGCATCGGCGGCATGTACGGGATGGAGCTGCAGCAGAACAACGGTACGCTCTCCGTCAAACCGGACTCCATGCAGTATATCAGCCAGAAAGCGGAGTTCGGCGGCTGGGTCCATTGTGCCGGTATGACAACGCCGTGGGAATCGCACCTCGGCTCCGAAGAGTATGAACCCGATGCGAAAAAAATCGAGGATACGCTCGATCCTTCCACGAAGCTGACAGGCAATTCCCGCTTCAACGAGGTGACGAAGTTCTACTGGAATGACGAGAACAACGCGAACGCCACGGCGGACAACAACCCGTACTTCTACGGCTGGATCCCGGAAGTCACGGTTGACGCGTCTGCTGCGACACCGGTCTTCGGTTATACAAAACACTTCAGCATGGGCCGCGCGGCATGGGAACTTGCCTACGTCATGCCGGACGAGCGTACGGCGTACCTCTCTGACGATGGCACGAACGTCGGCTTCTACATGTATATTGCCGATGCAGCGCAGGATCTGAGCGCGGGGACACTGTACGCGGCCAAATGGATCCAGACCTCCGACGAAGGTGCCGGCAAAGCCGACCTGATGTGGATCAAACTGGGGCACGCGACGGATGCGGAGATCCGGACGATCGTTGCCGGCGAGCCGGTCTTCAGCGACATTTTTGCTTACGAAGCGCCTGTTGCCGATGCCTGTAACCCGGGCTATACCTACGTCAACACGGCGATGGGCAAAGAGTGTCTGCAGGTCAAAACCGGTATGGACAAAGCAGCAGCATTCCTCGAAACACGCCGTTACGCTGCGATGAAGGGCGCGACGACCGAGTTCAGAAAAGAAGAGGGGATCACCTTTGACCCTGATCACGGTGTCCTGTTCGTAGCAATGAGCCAGGTCACTAAAGGGATGACGGATGGCGAGGGCGACGTCCAGCTCAGCGACAACAAGTGCGGCGCGGTTTACGGCCTGAACATCAACGGCGAAAGTCAGGCAGCCTATGATACGGTGCAGAGCAAGATCGACAGTAACTATGTCGTCAGCAACATGTACGGGGTTGTCGCAGGTGCGCCGGCAAGCTACCCGGAAGGTTCCGCCTATGAAAGCTACACTTGTGCGGCCAGCGGCATCGCCAACCCGGACAACGTGACCTATCTCGCGGGACAGAACATCCTGGCGATCGGCGAAGACACCGGCTACCACCCGAATGACTTTGTCTGGGCCTATGATGTCGTTAGCGAAAAGATGACCCGCATCATCTCCACGCCGTACGGTTCCGAGACAACGTCTCCGTACTGGGAGCGCAACGTCAAGGGTTACGACTACCTCACCGTCGTCACGCAGCACCCCTTCGGTGAAGTCTCTACCGGTGACGCGGAGTACGGCCTCGTCGGCCAGGCGACGGATGCGCAAAAAGAGTCCTTCGTCGGTGTCTTTGGACCGTTCAAGTTCTGA